One Bacillus solimangrovi genomic window carries:
- a CDS encoding spore maturation protein, translating into MAILSQVSLWLIPALISIVLLYGLYRRTPVYESFVDGGKEGIKIAISIIPYLVGMFVAIAMFRASGVLDFIISFVRPFLEAIGVPPEIIPLAMMRPISGTAALGITSDLISTYGADSFIGRLASTMQGSTDTTLYILTVYFGAVGIKKMGNALKVGLLADIIGAIVSIVVVSLVFGLK; encoded by the coding sequence ATGGCAATTTTGTCTCAAGTATCTCTATGGTTAATCCCTGCGCTCATAAGTATCGTGTTATTATACGGTTTGTACCGCCGTACACCTGTATATGAAAGTTTCGTTGACGGTGGCAAGGAAGGGATTAAAATTGCAATCTCAATCATTCCGTATTTAGTAGGCATGTTTGTTGCAATTGCGATGTTTCGTGCTTCTGGTGTGTTAGATTTTATCATTTCATTTGTACGTCCATTTCTTGAAGCGATAGGTGTTCCACCTGAAATTATCCCTCTTGCGATGATGCGTCCAATATCAGGCACAGCTGCACTTGGGATAACAAGTGACCTAATTTCAACATATGGAGCAGATTCATTTATAGGTCGTCTAGCTTCAACGATGCAAGGCAGTACGGATACGACATTATACATACTCACTGTTTACTTTGGTGCAGTTGGAATTAAAAAAATGGGAAATGCTTTAAAAGTGGGTTTACTAGCAGATATAATTGGTGCAATTGTATCAATTGTTGTCGTTTCACTCGTTTTTGGGTTAAAATAA
- a CDS encoding nucleoside recognition domain-containing protein, whose amino-acid sequence MVNLIWAGMILISVIYAMINGTMTEVNEAIFSGAKEAVTVSIALISVLVFWLGLMEIAQQSGLLDRFSKLCRPLVRRIFPEVPPDHPAFGYILSNMTANMFGLGNAATPLGIKAMEQLKMLNGGSDEASRSMVTFLALNTSSLTLIPTTVIAIRINYGSVAPTEIVLTTIVATLCSTIGALLIDRWFFYSEKRN is encoded by the coding sequence GTGGTTAATTTAATTTGGGCTGGAATGATCTTGATTAGTGTGATTTATGCAATGATTAATGGAACAATGACAGAGGTAAATGAAGCAATTTTTTCAGGAGCGAAAGAAGCCGTGACGGTAAGCATAGCACTCATAAGTGTACTTGTCTTCTGGCTAGGGCTTATGGAGATTGCTCAACAATCAGGATTGCTTGACCGATTTTCAAAGTTATGTAGGCCACTTGTAAGAAGGATATTCCCTGAAGTACCACCAGATCATCCCGCATTCGGTTATATTTTATCTAATATGACAGCTAACATGTTTGGGTTAGGTAATGCAGCAACACCATTAGGTATTAAAGCAATGGAACAGTTGAAAATGTTGAATGGTGGTAGCGATGAAGCGAGTCGATCAATGGTTACTTTCCTAGCGTTAAATACGTCAAGCTTAACACTCATTCCTACGACCGTTATTGCAATTCGGATTAATTATGGCTCAGTTGCTCCTACAGAAATTGTGTTAACAACGATTGTTGCGACACTTTGTTCTACGATTGGTGCATTACTTATTGATCGATGGTTCTTTTATAGTGAAAAGAGGAATTAG
- a CDS encoding D-alanyl-D-alanine carboxypeptidase family protein, translated as MGKNYIFQLMLVVFLIVSVSLPTNVSAMVTSAESAILMEEHSGRVLYGQDIHTKKRIASITKIMTAVLAIESGKLDDVVKISKRAEGTEGSSLYLRAGDEIKLEELVYGLMLRSGNDAAVAIAEHVGGSLEGFVYLMNEKAAEIGMTNTQFMNPHGLDDHEEHLSTAYDMALLTRYAMQNETYEKVSGTKLYKSDGFGIWRNKNKLLTMLYEYCTGGKTGYTKRASRTLVTTASKDSEDLIAVTIKASRGDWDDHKRMYEWGFQSYKTELLQEEGELEQVKHDFYKGNVSIDRDVDYPLTGDELNSLEEKVLLLRPKEEWEKTGVPSIVGKLQFEIDSELIEDVPIYFSGQAPWEKPTWWESWTSALMDMLGVNRSG; from the coding sequence ATGGGAAAGAATTATATATTTCAACTCATGCTCGTTGTTTTTTTGATTGTATCCGTTAGTTTACCTACAAACGTATCAGCAATGGTAACATCGGCTGAGAGTGCGATTTTAATGGAAGAGCACTCTGGTAGAGTATTGTATGGACAAGATATTCACACAAAGAAAAGAATCGCGAGCATTACGAAAATCATGACAGCGGTATTGGCAATTGAATCAGGCAAGCTTGACGATGTTGTGAAGATAAGTAAGCGTGCAGAGGGTACTGAAGGGTCCTCTCTTTATTTAAGAGCTGGAGACGAAATTAAACTAGAAGAACTAGTTTATGGACTGATGCTTCGTTCAGGTAATGATGCGGCTGTAGCAATCGCTGAACACGTTGGTGGAAGTTTGGAAGGATTCGTCTATTTAATGAATGAGAAGGCAGCTGAGATTGGTATGACAAATACTCAATTTATGAATCCACATGGTCTTGATGATCATGAGGAACATCTCTCAACGGCATATGATATGGCACTTCTCACACGCTACGCGATGCAAAATGAAACATATGAAAAAGTATCAGGAACGAAATTATACAAATCAGACGGATTCGGAATCTGGCGTAACAAAAATAAGTTACTTACGATGCTGTACGAGTATTGTACGGGTGGGAAAACAGGGTATACAAAACGAGCAAGTAGGACGCTTGTCACAACAGCATCTAAGGATAGTGAAGATTTAATTGCAGTAACAATTAAGGCGTCTAGAGGTGATTGGGATGATCATAAGCGAATGTATGAGTGGGGGTTTCAATCGTATAAAACAGAATTACTTCAGGAAGAAGGGGAGCTAGAACAGGTTAAGCATGATTTTTATAAAGGAAATGTAAGCATTGACCGAGATGTTGATTATCCTTTAACAGGAGATGAATTGAACAGCTTAGAAGAAAAGGTATTGTTATTAAGACCGAAAGAAGAGTGGGAAAAAACAGGTGTGCCATCTATAGTTGGTAAACTACAGTTTGAGATTGACTCAGAGTTAATTGAGGATGTACCAATCTATTTTAGTGGGCAAGCACCATGGGAGAAACCTACATGGTGGGAATCATGGACAAGTGCATTAATGGACATGCTTGGTGTGAATCGAAGTGGTTAA
- a CDS encoding ATP-binding protein, whose protein sequence is MMFWRSVVGKLSFTILLLVSFVLSIITVLLLEFFETYHVNEAERQLFQTASKISMIVDEQDEQTLALKFVAQMVDPSTEKLFIVTGESQQLHAFNNPVSENLSISDIVNKEDLDSVLEHQEKISKLTYLPDKLLGNESLNEEMMLVGVPITAYGKETGAVFIYQSLDIVSQTTKQTTRIILLSAFIAIVLTTIFAFFLSTRITAPLRKMREAAFEVARGEFDTKVPILTHDEIGELALAFNRMGRQLSFHINALNHEKEQLSSILKSMADGVITMNRKGNILVSNPPATRFLEAYYYERKNEEFLEMQVLPDELKQILRKVIKEEQEQIIEMILQGRSWVILITPLYDESFVRGAVAVLRDMTEERRLDKLRKDFIANVSHELRTPISMLQGYSEAIIDDIAGSEDEKKEIAKIIYDESLRMGRLVNELLDLARMEAGHIQLNSSEVNVSDFINRVVRKFQGLAKDKKIELVSNTDESARTLMFDPDRIEQVLTNLIDNAIRHTSEGGKVAVSMENLDDNVRIDVSDSGSGIPEEDLPFVFERFYKADKARTRGRSGTGLGLAIARNIVEAHKGRISVHSKINEGTTFSFLLPKQ, encoded by the coding sequence ATAATGTTTTGGCGTAGTGTAGTTGGGAAGCTATCATTCACCATCTTGTTGCTCGTTTCATTTGTACTTTCAATCATAACAGTTTTGTTATTAGAATTTTTCGAAACCTATCATGTGAATGAAGCAGAGCGACAACTCTTCCAAACAGCTTCAAAAATATCTATGATTGTAGACGAGCAGGATGAGCAAACTCTTGCTCTTAAATTTGTTGCACAAATGGTAGACCCTTCTACAGAGAAGTTATTTATCGTAACGGGTGAAAGCCAGCAATTACATGCTTTTAACAATCCTGTCAGTGAAAATCTGTCTATAAGCGATATTGTAAATAAAGAAGATTTGGATAGTGTTCTTGAACATCAAGAAAAAATTAGTAAATTGACTTATTTACCAGATAAATTATTGGGAAATGAAAGTTTAAATGAGGAAATGATGTTAGTCGGTGTGCCAATTACAGCTTATGGGAAAGAAACAGGTGCTGTATTTATTTATCAGTCACTTGACATCGTCAGTCAAACGACGAAACAAACGACTCGTATCATTTTGTTGAGTGCGTTCATTGCAATCGTTCTAACGACGATCTTTGCTTTCTTTCTTTCGACAAGAATTACAGCACCATTACGAAAAATGAGGGAAGCGGCCTTTGAAGTAGCACGAGGAGAATTTGATACAAAAGTTCCGATTCTTACTCATGATGAAATTGGTGAACTGGCACTTGCCTTTAATCGTATGGGCAGGCAACTTTCTTTTCATATTAATGCCTTAAATCACGAGAAGGAACAGCTCTCAAGTATCTTAAAGAGTATGGCAGATGGGGTTATTACGATGAATCGAAAAGGAAACATTCTCGTTTCGAACCCACCTGCAACGAGATTTCTTGAAGCTTATTACTATGAGCGTAAGAATGAAGAATTTTTAGAGATGCAAGTATTACCCGATGAATTAAAGCAGATTTTACGAAAAGTAATAAAGGAAGAGCAGGAGCAAATCATTGAGATGATCCTTCAAGGAAGAAGTTGGGTTATTTTGATCACACCGTTGTATGATGAAAGTTTTGTTCGAGGAGCGGTTGCTGTACTTCGAGATATGACAGAAGAACGTAGACTAGACAAACTTCGTAAAGATTTCATTGCAAATGTTTCGCACGAATTAAGAACACCAATCTCGATGCTTCAAGGATATAGTGAAGCGATTATCGATGATATTGCAGGTTCAGAGGATGAAAAGAAAGAAATTGCGAAAATAATATATGATGAATCATTACGTATGGGTCGTCTCGTAAATGAATTGTTAGACCTTGCTCGAATGGAAGCAGGGCATATTCAATTAAATTCTAGTGAAGTGAACGTATCAGACTTTATAAATCGTGTCGTACGTAAATTTCAAGGACTTGCGAAAGATAAGAAGATCGAACTTGTATCAAATACAGATGAAAGTGCACGCACGTTAATGTTTGATCCAGATCGAATCGAGCAAGTGCTAACAAACTTAATTGACAATGCGATTCGGCACACATCCGAGGGTGGTAAGGTAGCAGTATCAATGGAGAATTTGGATGACAATGTTAGAATAGATGTTAGTGATTCAGGTTCAGGTATTCCAGAGGAGGATCTTCCGTTTGTGTTCGAGCGATTCTACAAAGCAGACAAAGCTAGAACTAGGGGAAGAAGTGGTACTGGATTAGGACTTGCAATTGCAAGAAATATTGTTGAGGCACATAAAGGACGTATCTCTGTACATAGTAAAATTAACGAAGGAACGACATTTTCATTTTTATTGCCTAAGCAATAA
- a CDS encoding cytochrome c biogenesis protein ResB, translating to MEKVKCQCGHVNPHGTLLCESCGNPLEEVDKELLDMRYDGSARRSQTYKKTIVDKIWNFFSSVKVGVWLIVITLVASSLGTILPQEMYIPPTESPAIFYEKEYGFVGKLYYTLGFHNLYGSWWYMLMVASIAISLVICSLDRVIPLHRALKNQSEKKHDNFLKRQRVFGVTETANSESSYNQIEEALKKKRYHIREKDGNLLAEKGRFSRWGPYVNHIGLIIFLIGAMLRFFPGMYIDETLWLRDGETKAIPGTDGEYYLQSNGFVRELYSEEDGFEVGMGTAKNFQTNVTLYKTNDSRLPGQEAELEEVKSHEIRVNEPLKFEGFAVYQVSYKLDEFKSMSFELENKQTGETFGDLTVMLEEPEQVYDLGNGYRVELMNYFPDFYFDEDGNPATQTRLPNNPAFVFKMFTPETPEGEISFVGIRLNVEPIGDNDYKMSFSGIDTQNATALTIRLDRTLWIIGIGGVIFMLGVIQGMYWNHRRIWLKRKQGEVWIAGHTNKNWFGLKKDIEFALIGTDINMPIDQSEDKKDKKMS from the coding sequence ATGGAGAAAGTGAAATGTCAATGTGGGCATGTCAACCCTCACGGAACACTACTTTGTGAGTCATGCGGGAATCCACTAGAAGAAGTTGATAAAGAATTATTAGACATGCGTTATGATGGTAGTGCACGTCGTTCACAGACATATAAAAAGACAATAGTGGATAAAATATGGAACTTTTTTTCTTCTGTTAAGGTTGGGGTCTGGTTAATTGTAATAACATTGGTAGCATCTTCACTAGGAACGATATTACCGCAAGAAATGTACATACCGCCTACAGAATCACCAGCTATTTTCTATGAGAAAGAATATGGTTTCGTTGGAAAGCTTTATTACACACTTGGTTTTCATAACTTATACGGTTCATGGTGGTACATGCTGATGGTCGCTTCAATTGCGATTTCATTAGTTATTTGTAGCTTAGACCGAGTTATACCGTTGCATCGAGCTTTAAAAAACCAAAGTGAGAAGAAACATGATAATTTCTTAAAACGACAACGTGTATTTGGTGTTACAGAGACAGCAAATTCTGAGAGTTCATATAACCAAATAGAAGAAGCTCTTAAAAAGAAACGTTACCATATTCGTGAAAAAGATGGCAATCTTCTTGCAGAGAAGGGACGGTTCTCTCGTTGGGGTCCGTATGTGAATCATATTGGTCTCATTATCTTCTTAATTGGTGCGATGCTGCGTTTCTTCCCAGGCATGTATATTGATGAAACTTTATGGTTAAGAGATGGAGAGACGAAAGCTATTCCAGGAACGGATGGAGAGTATTATCTGCAAAGTAATGGTTTTGTAAGAGAATTGTATAGCGAGGAAGATGGGTTTGAAGTTGGTATGGGCACAGCGAAGAACTTTCAAACAAATGTCACACTATACAAAACGAATGACAGTCGTCTTCCTGGACAAGAAGCAGAACTTGAAGAAGTGAAGTCACACGAAATTCGTGTAAACGAACCGCTTAAATTTGAGGGCTTTGCTGTATATCAAGTTAGCTATAAGCTAGATGAATTTAAGAGTATGTCTTTTGAGTTAGAGAATAAGCAAACTGGGGAGACATTTGGAGATTTAACTGTTATGTTAGAAGAGCCAGAACAAGTCTATGATTTAGGAAATGGCTATCGAGTAGAACTAATGAATTATTTTCCCGACTTTTACTTTGATGAGGACGGGAATCCAGCAACACAGACACGTCTACCGAATAACCCAGCATTTGTGTTTAAGATGTTTACACCTGAGACACCAGAAGGCGAAATTAGTTTTGTAGGTATTCGACTAAACGTAGAACCAATTGGTGACAATGATTACAAAATGTCATTTTCTGGTATAGATACTCAAAATGCGACTGCATTAACAATACGTCTAGATCGGACATTGTGGATTATAGGTATTGGTGGTGTAATCTTTATGTTAGGTGTCATTCAAGGGATGTACTGGAACCACCGTCGCATTTGGTTGAAGCGTAAGCAAGGGGAAGTATGGATTGCTGGCCATACGAATAAAAACTGGTTTGGTTTGAAGAAGGACATAGAATTTGCACTTATAGGTACAGACATAAATATGCCAATTGACCAATCAGAAGATAAAAAAGATAAGAAAATGAGTTAA
- a CDS encoding response regulator transcription factor: MDNNVKILVVDDEERIRRLLKMYLEREEYTIEEAEDGETALQKAIEYDYDLILLDLMMPGMDGLEVCKQIREKKATPIMMLTAKGEEANRVQGFEVGTDDYIVKPFSPREVVLRVKALLRRSSPTKFLQTDTKTKDLVVFPHLTIDNDAHRVTADGKDVSLTPKEYELLYFLAKAPDKVFDREQLLKEVWQYEFFGDLRTVDTHVKRLREKLNKVSPQAAKMIVTVWGVGYKFEVVSE, translated from the coding sequence ATGGATAATAATGTGAAAATTTTAGTTGTAGATGATGAAGAGCGCATCCGTCGCTTATTAAAAATGTACTTAGAGAGAGAAGAATATACGATTGAGGAAGCTGAAGATGGTGAAACAGCATTACAAAAGGCAATTGAGTATGATTATGATTTAATTCTCCTTGATTTAATGATGCCTGGAATGGATGGTCTTGAAGTTTGTAAGCAAATTAGAGAGAAGAAGGCTACTCCAATTATGATGTTAACAGCAAAGGGTGAAGAAGCTAACCGTGTACAAGGTTTTGAGGTAGGGACTGATGACTACATTGTCAAACCTTTTAGCCCTCGTGAGGTCGTATTACGTGTGAAAGCGTTGTTGCGTCGTTCATCACCTACGAAGTTTTTACAAACCGATACGAAAACGAAAGACTTGGTCGTATTTCCACACTTAACGATTGATAATGATGCACATCGAGTAACGGCTGATGGCAAAGATGTTAGCTTAACGCCGAAAGAGTATGAGTTACTCTATTTCCTAGCGAAAGCTCCAGATAAAGTATTTGATCGTGAACAATTACTTAAAGAAGTATGGCAATATGAGTTTTTTGGTGATCTTCGTACTGTTGATACGCATGTTAAACGTTTACGTGAAAAGCTCAATAAAGTTTCTCCACAAGCAGCGAAGATGATCGTTACTGTTTGGGGGGTTGGTTACAAGTTTGAGGTTGTGAGTGAATAA
- the resA gene encoding thiol-disulfide oxidoreductase ResA yields MKQRRLVVRTVILLVLASALGFTFYTNFFANNEIVKKGEKAPDFILENLQGEKVQLSDYEGKGIFLNFWGTWCKPCEKEMPYMENLYPEYSAKDVEILAVNVGESKLAVEKFKERFGLSFPILLDKDGEVVDAFGINPLPTTVLLNKEHEVVDTITGTLTEEMIRAHMERIKP; encoded by the coding sequence ATGAAACAGCGCCGTTTAGTAGTTAGAACGGTGATTTTACTAGTACTAGCCAGTGCTCTAGGTTTCACTTTCTATACGAACTTCTTCGCTAATAATGAGATTGTTAAAAAGGGAGAAAAAGCACCTGACTTTATCTTGGAAAATTTACAAGGGGAAAAGGTACAGTTAAGTGATTATGAAGGGAAAGGAATATTCCTTAACTTCTGGGGTACATGGTGTAAGCCATGTGAAAAAGAGATGCCTTATATGGAAAATTTATATCCTGAATATAGTGCAAAAGATGTTGAAATTCTCGCTGTAAATGTGGGAGAATCAAAGCTGGCAGTTGAAAAGTTCAAAGAACGCTTTGGTTTATCATTTCCAATCTTACTAGACAAGGATGGAGAAGTTGTTGATGCGTTTGGAATCAACCCATTACCGACTACAGTATTATTAAATAAAGAACATGAAGTCGTTGATACGATTACAGGCACATTAACTGAAGAGATGATTAGAGCCCACATGGAACGAATAAAACCATAA
- the ccsB gene encoding c-type cytochrome biogenesis protein CcsB, with translation MADISSTLLYVAFVIYLIATAFFGGAIRDKHSQAKTNKAGKIGITLTIIGFTAQVGYFITRWIASGHAPVSNLFEYTTFFGMMLVFAFIFIYFIYQVSLLGVFILPVALLIIAYASMFPTDISPLIPSLQSHWLYIHVTTAALGEAILAISFGAGLIYLIHVVDQTKSSKRTFWLEFILYSILSTLGFVIITSIFSATNYEATFNWINETGQEAELVYNMPAIVGPLDGELLTEDTFGPLFEAPSWMNGAQAPRKFNTLLWSLLAGLALYGSLRLILRKRIAAAMQPLLKNVNPQLVDEISYRAVTIGFPVFTLGALIFAMIWAQIAWTRFWGWDPKEVWALITWLFYAAFLHLRLSKGWHGEKSAWLAVIGFAIIMFNLVAVNLVIAGLHSYA, from the coding sequence TTGGCTGACATTAGTAGTACGTTACTATATGTTGCATTTGTTATTTACCTTATTGCTACCGCTTTCTTCGGTGGAGCAATTCGCGATAAACACTCACAAGCAAAAACAAATAAAGCAGGAAAAATCGGTATTACGTTAACAATAATTGGTTTTACTGCACAAGTTGGATATTTTATTACACGATGGATTGCATCAGGTCACGCACCTGTTAGTAATTTGTTTGAATATACAACATTCTTTGGAATGATGCTTGTTTTTGCGTTTATCTTTATTTACTTTATTTATCAGGTTTCACTACTAGGGGTGTTTATTCTCCCTGTAGCGTTATTGATTATTGCTTATGCAAGCATGTTTCCAACAGATATTAGTCCGTTGATTCCATCGCTACAAAGTCACTGGCTTTATATTCATGTAACAACAGCAGCGTTAGGAGAGGCGATCCTAGCAATAAGTTTTGGTGCAGGTTTAATCTACTTAATCCATGTTGTTGATCAAACAAAGTCTAGTAAGCGAACGTTTTGGTTAGAGTTTATTTTATATAGTATTCTTTCTACACTCGGATTCGTAATCATTACATCTATTTTCTCTGCAACGAACTATGAAGCTACGTTTAATTGGATCAATGAAACAGGCCAAGAGGCAGAGCTCGTCTATAATATGCCAGCTATTGTAGGTCCGTTAGATGGTGAATTATTGACTGAAGATACGTTTGGACCATTATTTGAAGCACCTTCTTGGATGAATGGTGCACAAGCTCCAAGGAAGTTTAATACGTTATTGTGGTCATTGTTGGCTGGTTTAGCACTTTATGGATCTTTACGTTTAATTCTACGTAAGCGGATCGCAGCGGCAATGCAGCCGTTGTTAAAAAATGTTAATCCTCAACTTGTAGATGAGATAAGCTACCGTGCAGTAACAATCGGTTTCCCAGTTTTTACATTAGGTGCACTTATCTTCGCTATGATCTGGGCACAAATTGCATGGACAAGATTTTGGGGATGGGATCCAAAAGAAGTTTGGGCTCTTATTACATGGTTATTCTATGCAGCATTTTTACACCTACGCTTATCAAAAGGGTGGCATGGTGAGAAATCAGCTTGGCTTGCGGTTATTGGGTTCGCTATTATTATGTTTAACCTTGTAGCAGTAAATCTTGTTATTGCTGGACTACACTCATATGCTTAA
- a CDS encoding pseudouridine synthase, translated as MERLQKVIAQAGVTSRRKAEGLIKEGKVKVNGKVVTELGTKVTTNDEIQVNGVTVEKAEPVYFLLYKPTGVISAVSDDKGRKTVLDFFPEMPERIYPVGRLDYDTSGLILLTNDGEFANTLMHPKYQIDKVYIAKTEGIPTREEIKRLQKGVKLEDGMTAPAKVKVLSIDKKKQTAIVQVTIHEGRNRQVRRMFEAIGYPIKKLKREQYGFLNLIGMNTGDIRELSPKEVKRMRALAVTQPS; from the coding sequence ATGGAACGATTACAAAAGGTTATTGCCCAAGCGGGTGTAACATCAAGAAGAAAAGCAGAAGGTTTAATAAAAGAAGGCAAGGTGAAAGTAAACGGTAAGGTTGTGACAGAACTAGGAACGAAAGTAACAACAAATGATGAAATCCAAGTAAATGGAGTGACAGTTGAGAAAGCTGAACCTGTATATTTCCTTTTATATAAGCCAACAGGAGTTATTTCTGCTGTATCAGATGATAAAGGTCGAAAAACAGTGTTGGACTTTTTCCCAGAGATGCCAGAAAGAATCTATCCAGTTGGACGGTTAGATTATGATACATCAGGTTTAATTTTGTTGACGAACGATGGTGAATTTGCAAATACACTTATGCACCCAAAGTATCAAATTGATAAAGTATATATTGCAAAAACTGAAGGAATACCAACACGTGAAGAAATTAAAAGGCTACAAAAAGGTGTGAAGCTAGAAGATGGAATGACAGCACCTGCTAAAGTAAAAGTATTATCAATAGATAAGAAGAAGCAAACAGCAATTGTTCAAGTTACGATACATGAAGGACGTAATCGTCAAGTACGTCGTATGTTTGAGGCGATAGGTTATCCAATTAAAAAGCTTAAACGCGAACAGTATGGTTTCCTTAACTTGATTGGTATGAACACTGGTGATATACGTGAATTAAGTCCAAAAGAAGTGAAAAGAATGCGTGCACTTGCTGTCACACAACCTTCATAA